In the Methylomonas rhizoryzae genome, one interval contains:
- a CDS encoding LpxL/LpxP family acyltransferase, whose amino-acid sequence MTETGHWAAMQETSVIWGIKTLVWIYRRFGRHAFRLILRPVVSYYFLTGRVARQASLEYLQQLAAYFPDLGLRPGWRLSYRHFVGFGETLLDKIVAWMGLIDPASVDFPNRPVLLEMIAQKRGALLLSGHIGNLEICQAVAHQRGQIRLNILVHTRHAEKFNRLLGASGSNTIKLIQVTELNPAVAIDLQSKIEAGEFVVMVGDRIPVSGVRTVTADFLGRPAEFPQGPYLLASLLRCPVFTLFCYRTEGRFQIRLQPFSEPIRIPRNPEQREQHLQQLARRYAERLEQHCHAAPLQWFNFYPYWGKRPTLEK is encoded by the coding sequence ATGACGGAAACCGGCCATTGGGCGGCGATGCAGGAAACCAGCGTTATCTGGGGCATCAAAACGTTGGTGTGGATTTACCGGCGGTTCGGCCGTCACGCGTTCCGGCTGATATTGCGGCCGGTGGTCAGCTACTATTTTTTGACCGGCCGGGTAGCCCGGCAAGCTTCGCTGGAGTATCTGCAACAGCTTGCCGCCTACTTTCCGGATTTGGGACTCAGGCCCGGCTGGCGCTTGAGTTACCGGCACTTCGTCGGTTTCGGCGAAACCCTGCTGGATAAAATCGTCGCCTGGATGGGCTTGATCGACCCGGCCTCGGTCGACTTTCCCAACCGGCCTGTACTGTTGGAGATGATTGCACAAAAGCGTGGCGCCCTGCTGCTCAGCGGCCATATCGGCAACCTGGAAATTTGCCAGGCGGTCGCTCACCAGCGCGGTCAAATCCGCCTCAACATATTGGTACATACCCGGCACGCGGAGAAATTCAACCGCTTACTGGGCGCCAGCGGCAGCAACACCATCAAATTGATTCAGGTGACCGAACTGAATCCGGCGGTCGCCATCGACTTGCAAAGCAAAATCGAAGCCGGTGAATTCGTAGTGATGGTCGGCGACCGGATTCCGGTCAGCGGCGTACGCACCGTGACCGCGGATTTTTTGGGCCGGCCGGCCGAATTCCCGCAAGGCCCGTATTTATTGGCATCGCTGCTACGCTGCCCGGTGTTCACCTTGTTTTGCTACCGTACCGAGGGCAGGTTTCAAATTCGCTTGCAACCCTTCTCAGAGCCTATCCGCATTCCTCGCAATCCTGAGCAACGCGAACAGCACTTGCAGCAACTGGCCCGTCGCTACGCCGAACGACTGGAACAACA
- a CDS encoding glycosyltransferase family 2 protein — protein MFKPCFLIPVYNHEGPLPAIVRQLARFDLPCILVDDGSATGCAETIQHLAQQYPWVCTIRLPHNLGKGGAVKAGLRHAERQGYSHALQIDADGQHDLQDVPQFLATAQANPAAMVLGRPLFDASIPKARYYGRYLTHAWVYINTLSLDIADAMCGYRVYPLAATAELLRNAALENRMAFDIEILVRLYWQGVPVLSIPTKVGYPADGVSHFRGLEDNLRISRTHAKLFFGMLYRLPNLLARHFR, from the coding sequence ATGTTTAAACCTTGTTTTCTGATCCCGGTGTATAACCACGAAGGCCCGCTGCCGGCCATCGTCCGGCAGTTGGCGCGGTTCGACTTGCCCTGCATCTTGGTGGACGACGGCAGCGCAACCGGCTGCGCCGAAACGATACAGCATCTGGCGCAGCAATATCCTTGGGTCTGCACGATTCGGTTGCCGCATAATCTGGGCAAGGGCGGCGCGGTGAAAGCCGGCTTGCGCCACGCCGAACGGCAAGGCTACAGCCACGCCCTGCAAATCGACGCCGACGGCCAACACGACCTGCAAGACGTTCCGCAATTTTTGGCCACTGCCCAAGCCAACCCGGCCGCCATGGTGCTGGGCCGTCCACTATTCGACGCCAGCATCCCCAAAGCGCGTTATTACGGCCGCTACCTGACCCACGCTTGGGTTTACATCAACACCTTGTCGTTGGACATTGCCGACGCCATGTGCGGTTACCGGGTTTATCCTTTGGCGGCGACGGCCGAACTACTGCGCAATGCCGCGCTGGAAAACCGCATGGCTTTCGATATCGAAATTCTGGTAAGGCTTTACTGGCAGGGCGTCCCGGTGCTGTCTATTCCCACTAAAGTCGGCTATCCGGCCGACGGCGTCTCGCATTTTCGCGGTTTGGAAGACAATCTGCGCATCAGCCGAACCCACGCCAAACTGTTCTTCGGCATGCTATACCGCTTGCCTAACTTGCTGGCGAGGCATTTTCGATGA
- a CDS encoding ApeI family dehydratase → MNHQNQAEPAAVLLPEVIGKAAIESGVELSLCIPPQLVYFDGHFDAIAIVPGVVQIHWAMHYGQVYLPLAGRFARMEAIKFKELLLPGQALQLRLRYNAAQQKLEFRYAAADTEFSSGRIYLYADHV, encoded by the coding sequence TTGAATCACCAAAATCAAGCCGAACCGGCGGCTGTATTATTACCCGAAGTCATAGGCAAGGCCGCGATTGAAAGCGGCGTGGAATTGAGCCTTTGCATTCCACCGCAGTTAGTTTATTTCGACGGCCATTTCGACGCCATCGCCATCGTTCCGGGCGTGGTACAAATCCACTGGGCCATGCACTACGGACAAGTCTATTTGCCGCTTGCCGGCCGCTTCGCCCGCATGGAGGCAATAAAATTCAAGGAGCTGTTGTTACCCGGACAAGCGTTGCAACTGCGTTTGCGTTATAACGCAGCTCAGCAAAAACTGGAATTTCGTTACGCCGCCGCCGATACCGAATTCAGTTCGGGCCGGATCTATCTTTACGCCGACCATGTTTAA
- a CDS encoding COG4648 family protein has product MEREAAYRWPTAVLNGLFWLVTLSYPFLLWLLLDSFQPRGIALGLAGLGLLRLARQGKTRKQSQSPANRLVLPAAIVFLLFGAFMNDRLWLLSYPVAVSLSFAAVFAHSLYQPPTVVERLARLEYPNLPPHGIAYTRRVTQVWTLFFCLNAVISLLTALHGDAALWSLYNGCIFYVLMGILMGVEMLIRRKVKASF; this is encoded by the coding sequence ATGGAGCGAGAAGCCGCATACCGCTGGCCTACGGCCGTTTTGAACGGCTTGTTTTGGCTGGTCACGCTAAGTTACCCGTTTCTGTTGTGGCTGTTGCTGGATAGCTTTCAACCGCGCGGCATCGCTTTAGGTTTAGCCGGCCTTGGCCTGCTGCGTCTGGCCCGGCAAGGTAAAACCCGAAAGCAAAGTCAAAGTCCCGCCAACCGTTTGGTGCTACCTGCCGCCATAGTATTTCTGTTATTCGGCGCATTCATGAACGACAGACTATGGCTGCTAAGCTATCCGGTCGCCGTCAGCCTGAGTTTCGCCGCCGTATTCGCGCACAGCTTGTACCAGCCGCCCACTGTGGTCGAACGGCTGGCCCGACTGGAGTATCCGAATTTGCCGCCGCACGGCATTGCTTATACCCGCCGGGTGACCCAAGTCTGGACCTTGTTTTTTTGCCTGAACGCAGTGATTTCGCTGCTTACCGCTTTACACGGCGATGCCGCGCTGTGGAGCCTTTATAATGGCTGCATCTTTTATGTGTTAATGGGTATCCTGATGGGCGTGGAAATGCTGATCCGCCGTAAAGTAAAGGCCAGCTTTTGA
- a CDS encoding acyl carrier protein: MNTQDEILATLKQIMSEIFELAPEDIVLSADLGKDLDIDSIDAVDLMVRLREITGKRINPEDFKNARTVQDVVETVHRVVVG, translated from the coding sequence ATGAACACCCAAGACGAAATTTTGGCCACGTTAAAGCAAATCATGTCGGAGATCTTCGAGCTGGCGCCGGAAGACATCGTCCTTAGCGCCGACTTGGGCAAAGACTTGGACATAGACAGCATAGACGCGGTCGACCTGATGGTGAGGCTGCGGGAAATTACCGGCAAACGCATCAACCCGGAAGATTTCAAAAACGCCCGCACCGTGCAAGACGTGGTCGAGACCGTACACCGGGTCGTCGTCGGCTGA
- a CDS encoding phosphopantetheine-binding protein — MDSLEAELKQLIIDIFELDALSPQDIGSEAPLFGEGLGLDSIDALELGVALKKKYCIDLDVHTPAASLARHFASVHTLAAFVVSQQHATHL, encoded by the coding sequence ATGGACTCACTCGAAGCCGAGCTTAAACAATTAATCATCGATATTTTCGAACTGGACGCCTTGAGCCCGCAAGACATCGGCAGCGAAGCGCCGTTGTTCGGCGAAGGCTTGGGCCTGGATTCCATAGACGCACTGGAACTGGGTGTGGCATTGAAGAAAAAATACTGCATAGACCTCGATGTGCACACGCCCGCCGCCTCGCTGGCCCGGCATTTCGCCTCGGTACACACTCTGGCCGCCTTCGTCGTATCGCAACAACACGCTACCCACTTATGA
- a CDS encoding lysophospholipid acyltransferase family protein — protein sequence MANRLNYLWRLFATGLSFFLFGAVGVLLWGGVFPLLAPLLGRNQIRTQRSRRLMQQVFRLYMNFMRTVGILDYRVSDPEILNRSGQIVVANHPCLLDIVFLISQIRNASCIVKPALIKNPFMRIPIRAMGYIYAEDPETLLERCAEELHGGSVLIVFPEGTRTTPGLAIKFQRGAAAIALHAQAPLLPVLLGCRPTTLTKQERWYQIPQKKFTLSLIVGDHIRLSPISGSDNRSLAARRVTRQLETYFTDRLADHGLTRSRA from the coding sequence TTGGCTAACCGCCTGAATTACTTGTGGCGCTTGTTCGCTACCGGCCTGAGCTTCTTTTTGTTCGGCGCGGTCGGCGTCCTGCTGTGGGGTGGTGTATTCCCGCTGCTGGCGCCGTTACTGGGCCGCAACCAAATCCGAACCCAACGCTCGCGCCGCCTGATGCAGCAGGTTTTTCGCCTATACATGAATTTCATGCGAACCGTCGGCATATTGGATTACCGGGTCAGCGATCCGGAAATTTTGAACCGATCCGGTCAAATCGTCGTGGCCAACCACCCCTGCCTGCTGGACATCGTGTTTTTGATTTCGCAAATCCGCAACGCCAGTTGCATCGTCAAACCGGCGTTAATCAAAAACCCGTTCATGCGCATTCCGATCCGGGCCATGGGCTATATCTACGCCGAAGACCCGGAAACCTTGCTGGAGCGCTGCGCCGAAGAATTGCACGGCGGCAGCGTGCTGATCGTATTTCCCGAAGGCACGCGCACCACGCCGGGACTGGCCATCAAATTCCAACGCGGCGCCGCGGCAATCGCTTTGCACGCCCAAGCCCCGTTATTGCCGGTGTTATTGGGCTGTCGCCCAACCACCCTGACCAAGCAGGAGCGGTGGTATCAAATCCCACAAAAGAAGTTTACTTTAAGCCTGATTGTAGGTGATCATATCCGGCTCAGCCCGATTTCCGGCAGCGACAATCGCTCGTTAGCAGCCAGACGCGTCACCCGGCAATTGGAAACCTATTTTACCGACCGGCTGGCCGACCATGGACTCACTCGAAGCCGAGCTTAA
- a CDS encoding beta-ketoacyl synthase chain length factor, with translation MAALLQSATPGDTLRFKFALLHWCGWQANPATSDDCWPEGGLLTGEHPDLEFLPIMQRRRLSPLARAACASAWRCRQACGDMPSIFFSRHGESRYYFEMLTDLARGEALSPSRFSLSVHNAIGGLYGLQCASRQPYLALAGGGDDVFAGLVEAAGLLLEVPRVLLVAYDQALPEVYLTHIHGPEQTWALAMVLANPGASGSALELCRTPDRSRPPSPDAGYALLQAACSGQLNGSVATRRALWQWRLTLG, from the coding sequence ATGGCGGCGCTCTTGCAATCAGCCACCCCCGGCGACACGCTCCGTTTCAAATTCGCTTTATTGCATTGGTGCGGCTGGCAGGCCAACCCGGCAACATCCGACGACTGCTGGCCGGAAGGCGGCCTATTGACCGGCGAGCATCCGGATCTGGAGTTTTTGCCGATAATGCAACGCCGCCGTCTGTCGCCGCTGGCCAGGGCCGCCTGCGCAAGCGCTTGGCGCTGCCGGCAAGCCTGCGGCGACATGCCGTCCATATTTTTTTCCCGCCACGGCGAAAGCCGCTATTACTTCGAGATGCTGACCGATCTGGCGCGCGGCGAAGCCCTATCGCCCAGCCGGTTCAGTTTGAGCGTGCATAACGCCATCGGCGGCTTGTACGGATTGCAATGCGCCAGCCGCCAGCCTTATCTGGCTTTAGCCGGCGGCGGGGACGACGTGTTTGCCGGCTTGGTCGAAGCGGCCGGGCTGTTGCTGGAAGTTCCTCGGGTATTGCTGGTCGCTTACGATCAAGCCTTGCCGGAGGTGTATCTAACCCATATTCACGGTCCGGAACAGACTTGGGCCTTGGCCATGGTCTTGGCCAACCCCGGCGCGTCCGGTTCTGCCTTAGAGCTGTGCCGCACGCCGGACAGAAGCCGGCCGCCGTCGCCGGACGCCGGTTATGCCCTGCTGCAAGCCGCCTGCAGCGGGCAACTGAACGGCAGCGTTGCCACCCGGCGCGCACTGTGGCAGTGGAGATTAACTCTTGGCTAA
- a CDS encoding beta-ketoacyl-ACP synthase, which produces MRRVVVTGMAGFSPIGNDWAQIRDRLQRGASGIRYLPDWERYNGLLTRLGAPVEGFELPAHYSRKRTRSMGRVSQMATRATELALLDAGLLDDPVIGSGRTGVSYGSSVGSTSAIADFGNMLLHHDIGNLNATTYLKMMGHTTLANVAVFFQVRGRMLPAVSACTSGSQAIGFGYEAIKFGQQDVMLAGGGEELCPTMAALFDALYAASTRNDQPQLTPRPFDRRRDGLVIGEGACTLVLEELQRAIERGATIHAEVVGFATNADGAHVTQPNADTMQVVMRQALADAGLAPAQIGYVSAHGTATEQGDIAESQATFAVFGGQTPISTLKGYTGHTLGACGALEAMVAIEMLREGWFHGNLNLDDPDPRCAPLDYLTGNGRAIDTDYLISNNFAFGGINTSLVLRRWRG; this is translated from the coding sequence ATGCGGCGGGTGGTGGTTACCGGCATGGCCGGCTTTTCGCCGATAGGCAACGACTGGGCGCAGATCCGCGACCGCCTGCAGCGCGGCGCATCCGGTATACGCTATTTACCGGACTGGGAACGTTACAACGGCTTGCTGACCCGCTTGGGCGCGCCGGTCGAAGGCTTTGAACTGCCGGCACACTACAGCCGCAAACGTACCCGCAGCATGGGGCGGGTATCGCAAATGGCCACCCGCGCCACCGAATTGGCGCTGCTGGACGCCGGCTTGTTGGACGATCCCGTGATCGGCAGCGGCCGCACCGGCGTATCCTACGGCTCGTCGGTGGGCTCCACCTCGGCCATCGCCGATTTCGGCAACATGCTGCTGCACCACGACATTGGCAACCTGAACGCCACCACCTATTTAAAAATGATGGGCCATACCACCTTGGCCAACGTGGCGGTGTTTTTTCAAGTACGCGGCCGCATGCTACCGGCCGTTAGCGCTTGCACCTCCGGCAGTCAGGCCATAGGCTTCGGCTACGAAGCGATCAAATTCGGCCAGCAAGACGTCATGCTGGCCGGCGGCGGCGAGGAATTGTGCCCGACCATGGCGGCTCTGTTCGACGCCTTGTACGCCGCCAGCACCCGCAACGACCAGCCGCAGCTGACCCCGCGCCCGTTCGACCGACGGCGCGATGGCTTGGTAATAGGCGAAGGCGCTTGCACCTTGGTGTTGGAAGAACTGCAACGCGCTATCGAACGCGGCGCAACGATACACGCCGAAGTGGTCGGCTTCGCCACCAACGCCGACGGCGCCCACGTCACCCAACCCAACGCCGACACCATGCAGGTAGTCATGCGTCAGGCATTGGCCGACGCCGGCCTGGCGCCGGCGCAAATCGGCTATGTCAGCGCCCACGGCACCGCCACCGAGCAAGGCGACATCGCCGAGAGTCAGGCCACCTTCGCGGTATTCGGCGGACAAACCCCTATCAGCACGCTGAAAGGCTATACCGGTCATACCTTGGGCGCCTGCGGCGCGCTGGAGGCTATGGTGGCGATCGAGATGCTGCGCGAAGGCTGGTTTCACGGCAATTTGAACCTGGACGACCCCGACCCGCGCTGCGCGCCGCTGGACTATCTGACCGGCAACGGCCGCGCTATCGACACCGACTACCTGATCAGCAACAATTTTGCTTTCGGCGGCATCAATACCTCGCTGGTACTGCGCCGCTGGCGCGGCTGA
- the fabG gene encoding 3-oxoacyl-ACP reductase FabG, with translation MSPKSVLVTGASRGIGKAIALRLAREGYDVVVHCRSRIQDAEQVRGEIEILGQRSRILCFDLAEREAAKTSLEADMQTHGAYYGVVCNAGLSRDNAFPALSGDDWDTVLRGNLDGFYNVLNPVVMPMIQRRRPGRIVTLSSVSGLIGNRGQVNYSAAKAGIIGASKALAVELAKRKITVNCVAPGLIETDMLEGVPVDEIVNAIPAKRLGKPEEVAALVAFLLSDDAAYITRQVISVNGGLC, from the coding sequence ATGAGCCCCAAATCGGTATTGGTTACCGGCGCCAGCCGCGGCATAGGCAAAGCCATCGCCTTGCGCCTGGCACGTGAAGGCTACGACGTGGTTGTCCATTGCCGCAGCCGGATACAAGACGCCGAACAGGTTCGCGGCGAAATCGAGATATTGGGCCAACGCAGCCGTATCCTGTGTTTCGACCTGGCCGAGCGCGAAGCCGCCAAAACCAGCTTGGAAGCCGATATGCAGACCCACGGCGCCTATTACGGCGTAGTCTGCAACGCCGGCCTGTCCCGTGATAATGCCTTCCCGGCCCTGAGCGGCGACGATTGGGACACGGTACTGCGAGGTAATCTGGACGGCTTTTATAACGTCTTGAATCCGGTGGTGATGCCAATGATCCAGCGCCGCCGGCCCGGCCGCATCGTCACCCTGTCCTCGGTATCCGGCCTGATCGGTAACCGCGGTCAAGTCAATTACAGCGCCGCCAAAGCCGGCATCATCGGCGCCAGCAAAGCGCTGGCCGTCGAACTGGCCAAGCGCAAAATCACCGTCAACTGCGTCGCACCCGGCTTGATCGAAACCGATATGCTGGAAGGCGTGCCGGTGGACGAGATCGTCAACGCCATTCCGGCCAAACGCCTGGGCAAACCGGAGGAAGTGGCTGCCTTAGTGGCCTTTTTACTGTCCGACGACGCCGCTTACATCACCCGCCAAGTGATTTCGGTCAACGGAGGTTTGTGCTGA
- a CDS encoding ApeP family dehydratase, whose product MPDNFPLADLLPQSRNMILIDRLLAADDQHALVQLSVRDDGLFSGPDRCVPAWLGLEYMAQTIGAYSGYQRRRAGLEIGLGFLLGTRHYQSSVDRFPCGAVLTVRAEKIIETANDMAVFDCKIDGAGIQAAAKLNVLLPEDWQRFIAQKAA is encoded by the coding sequence ATGCCGGATAATTTTCCGCTGGCCGATTTATTGCCGCAATCGCGCAACATGATATTGATAGACCGCTTGTTGGCGGCCGACGATCAACACGCCTTGGTGCAGCTGAGCGTGCGCGACGACGGCTTGTTTTCCGGCCCCGACCGTTGCGTCCCGGCCTGGCTGGGCTTGGAATACATGGCACAGACCATAGGCGCCTACTCCGGCTACCAGCGCCGCCGCGCCGGCCTGGAGATAGGCTTGGGATTTTTATTGGGCACCCGCCATTACCAAAGCTCGGTCGACCGCTTTCCGTGCGGCGCCGTGCTGACCGTGCGCGCGGAGAAAATCATCGAAACGGCCAACGACATGGCGGTTTTCGATTGCAAGATAGACGGCGCCGGCATCCAAGCGGCGGCCAAACTCAACGTGCTGCTACCGGAAGACTGGCAGCGCTTTATCGCTCAAAAAGCCGCATGA
- a CDS encoding beta-ketoacyl-ACP synthase, whose amino-acid sequence MMRAAAYLHDVGIVSALGCDKPSVLQAWLDGRAPQPQTLSCGEASIPAMAVQAELPRIPPRLNRYDCRNNRLLLAALGQIEAVTTQAIARYGPHRIGIVLGTSTSGIAEGERAIAELLATGIFPESYHYSRQELGGAAEFLAEYLRIAGPAYTLSTTCSSSANALLSARRLLRLGACDAVLVGGSDSLCRTTLQGFSVLAAISRTRCLPFSANRDGTVLGEGAALFMMSREPAPFVLSGGGASADAYHISAPRPDGSGALAAMQAALSDAGLSPRQIEYLNLHGTATVQNDAMEALAVHALFGTTPPCGSSKQATGHCLGAAGAIEAALCWLLLSEFNPERRLPAHRWDGQADPTLPSLNFVAPGHRCNQPLQYCLSNSFSFGGNNVSLLLGKSELL is encoded by the coding sequence ATGATGCGAGCGGCAGCCTACCTGCACGACGTCGGCATCGTCTCCGCGCTCGGCTGCGACAAACCGAGCGTGCTGCAGGCCTGGCTGGACGGCCGCGCCCCGCAGCCGCAAACCCTAAGCTGCGGTGAGGCGTCCATTCCCGCCATGGCCGTGCAAGCCGAATTACCGCGTATTCCGCCCCGGCTTAACCGCTACGATTGCCGCAACAACCGACTGCTGTTGGCCGCCCTAGGTCAAATCGAAGCCGTTACGACACAAGCCATTGCCCGCTACGGACCGCACCGAATCGGCATAGTGCTGGGCACCAGCACGTCGGGGATTGCCGAGGGTGAACGCGCGATCGCCGAATTGCTAGCGACGGGGATTTTTCCGGAGTCCTACCACTACAGCCGACAAGAACTGGGCGGTGCAGCCGAGTTTCTGGCCGAATATTTGCGTATCGCAGGTCCGGCCTACACCCTATCGACCACCTGCTCGTCCAGCGCCAACGCCTTATTGTCCGCCCGCCGCTTGCTCCGCCTGGGCGCATGCGATGCGGTGCTGGTAGGCGGTAGCGACAGCTTGTGCCGCACCACCTTGCAGGGATTTTCCGTACTGGCCGCCATCAGTCGCACCCGCTGCCTGCCGTTCAGCGCCAACCGGGACGGCACCGTGCTCGGCGAAGGTGCCGCTTTATTCATGATGAGCCGAGAACCCGCCCCGTTCGTATTGTCGGGAGGCGGGGCCAGCGCCGACGCCTACCACATTTCCGCACCCCGCCCGGACGGCAGCGGCGCATTGGCCGCAATGCAAGCGGCCTTGAGCGACGCCGGCCTCAGCCCGCGGCAAATCGAGTACCTAAACCTGCACGGCACCGCCACCGTCCAGAACGACGCGATGGAAGCCTTGGCGGTACACGCCTTGTTCGGTACTACGCCGCCGTGCGGCTCCAGCAAACAGGCTACCGGGCATTGCCTGGGCGCGGCCGGCGCCATCGAAGCGGCACTGTGCTGGTTGCTGTTATCCGAGTTCAATCCCGAGCGCAGGCTGCCGGCACACCGCTGGGACGGTCAAGCCGATCCAACCTTGCCGAGCTTGAACTTCGTCGCACCGGGACATCGCTGCAACCAGCCGTTACAATATTGCCTCAGTAATTCTTTTTCGTTTGGTGGCAACAATGTGTCTTTACTGCTCGGTAAGTCGGAACTTCTCTGA
- a CDS encoding NAD(P)/FAD-dependent oxidoreductase has product MDAEVIIIGAGPAGSVAAQLLHQAGRKVLVLEKHRFPRFSIGESLLPQCMPVLEQAGLLDAIVAEGFQLKTGAAFSHAGKLSEFDFSEKFTPGWGTTFQVQRARFDQLLADTAAANGVPIRYGHEITAADFSEPGCARLSGLDDQGRPRRWQAAWVLDASGFGRVLPKLLNLETASGLAPRQALFTHIEDRIKVADYDRTKILIAIHPECHEVWYWLIPFSNGRSSLGVVAPAGWIEQRPGKPIDVLRGIAMEEPRLAQLLADAGFDTPANRIGGYSANVTALHGQGYALLGNAGEFLDPVFSSGVTIALKSAALAAPLLHQQLNGAAVDWHSDYERPLRKGIDVFRAFVDAWYDGRFQRLLFEPYQLTGIKSMISSILAGYAWDGDNPMTQRSDKRLSAIAELCPPL; this is encoded by the coding sequence ATGGATGCCGAAGTAATCATCATAGGCGCCGGCCCGGCCGGCAGCGTTGCCGCGCAACTATTACACCAAGCGGGCCGCAAGGTATTGGTGCTGGAAAAACACCGCTTCCCGCGTTTTTCCATCGGCGAAAGCCTGTTGCCGCAATGCATGCCGGTCCTGGAACAGGCCGGGCTGTTGGACGCCATAGTGGCCGAAGGCTTTCAATTGAAAACCGGCGCGGCCTTTTCTCACGCCGGCAAACTTAGCGAATTCGACTTTTCCGAAAAGTTCACCCCGGGCTGGGGCACGACCTTCCAAGTGCAACGCGCCCGCTTCGATCAACTGTTGGCCGACACCGCCGCCGCCAACGGCGTACCCATCCGTTACGGCCATGAGATTACCGCCGCCGATTTTTCCGAGCCGGGCTGCGCTCGCCTGAGCGGCTTGGACGATCAGGGCCGGCCTCGGCGCTGGCAAGCAGCCTGGGTACTGGACGCCAGCGGCTTCGGCAGAGTGTTGCCCAAACTGCTGAACCTGGAAACGGCTAGCGGTTTAGCACCCAGACAAGCCTTGTTCACCCATATCGAGGACCGAATCAAGGTCGCCGACTACGACCGCACCAAAATTCTGATCGCCATCCACCCGGAATGCCACGAAGTTTGGTATTGGCTGATTCCGTTCAGCAACGGCCGCAGTTCCCTTGGCGTCGTAGCGCCGGCCGGCTGGATCGAACAGCGGCCGGGCAAACCCATCGATGTGTTGCGCGGCATCGCCATGGAAGAGCCGCGCTTGGCGCAACTGCTGGCCGACGCCGGGTTCGACACCCCGGCCAACCGCATCGGCGGCTATTCCGCCAACGTCACCGCCTTGCACGGCCAAGGCTATGCGCTGCTAGGCAACGCCGGCGAGTTTTTGGACCCGGTGTTTTCCTCCGGCGTCACCATCGCGCTGAAATCGGCGGCATTGGCCGCGCCCTTGCTGCATCAACAACTCAACGGCGCGGCGGTGGATTGGCATAGCGATTACGAACGGCCGTTACGCAAAGGCATAGACGTATTTCGCGCCTTCGTCGACGCCTGGTACGACGGCCGTTTCCAGCGCCTGCTGTTCGAGCCCTACCAGTTGACCGGGATTAAATCCATGATCAGTTCCATTTTGGCCGGCTATGCCTGGGACGGCGACAACCCGATGACGCAACGCAGCGACAAGCGGCTCAGCGCCATCGCCGAACTTTGTCCGCCGCTATAG